Proteins co-encoded in one Medicago truncatula cultivar Jemalong A17 chromosome 8, MtrunA17r5.0-ANR, whole genome shotgun sequence genomic window:
- the LOC25502310 gene encoding BON1-associated protein 2, producing the protein MGVASRTLEITVISGENIHVTEDAYVVVRGESLNCYTTKTLKDNNDNCGKNSSFLSWNEKFLLNMPLHARSITFEVQCKKFKSVRPIGVARIGVSDFLNGAVPENCSQILSYKLRDWEGRQNGVIHFSVRVVVPEERSVTVAEKQTVMHGKNCGGRLTGMDVGVKNCNGVAIGFPFWWNYPNII; encoded by the coding sequence ATGGGTGTAGCCTCACGCACATTAGAAATCACGGTTATATCCGGCGAAAATATTCATGTAACCGAAGATGCATACGTTGTCGTTCGAGGTGAGTCTCTTAATTGTTACACAACGAAGACGCTGAAAGATAACAACGATAATTGTGGAAAAAATTCGAGTTTCCTTTCATGGAATGAAAAGTTTTTGTTGAACATGCCATTGCATGCAAGGTCAATTACGTTTGAGGTGCAATGCAAGAAGTTTAAAAGTGTTCGTCCTATTGGGGTAGCAAGAATTGGCGTTTCGGATTTTCTCAATGGCGCCGTGCCGGAAAATTGTTCGCAAATTTTGAGTTATAAATTGAGGGATTGGGAAGGGAGGCAAAATGGAGTTATTCATTTCAGTGTGAGGGTGGTTGTGCCGGAGGAAAGATCAGTTACCGTGGCGGAGAAGCAAACGGTGATGCATGGAAAGAATTGTGGTGGCCGGTTAACTGGAATGGATGTTGGTGTCAAGAACTGTAATGGTGTTGCTATTGGTTTTCCCTTTTGGTGGAATTACCCTAACATTATTTAA
- the LOC25502311 gene encoding uncharacterized protein: protein MEGKQPAHTLEITIISGQNISVDRNSKGDDIYVVVRAESLNSCTTKMVKENEGLLSWNEKFLLDIPSHAKSVTFEVQCKKYKGAHPIGVARIALSDFLGDDSSLQSGVQTLNYGLRDWDGRKNGVINFSVRRVTQEGNLCVEKEQGIEDVGLKDEKNSNHVVIGIPVLGFLFLLGYSLFSFVRRK, encoded by the coding sequence ATGGAAGGAAAACAACCAGCACACACATTAGAAATCACCATTATTTCCGGACAAAACATAAGCGTTGATCGAAATTCAAAGGGAGATGATATCTATGTTGTTGTTCGTGCCGAATCTCTCAACTCTTGCACGACAAAAATGGTGAAGGAAAATGAGGGTTTACTTTCATGGAACGAAAAATTCTTATTAGATATTCCATCACATGCAAAATCAGTGACGTTTGAGGTACAATGCAAGAAGTATAAAGGAGCTCATCCAATTGGAGTGGCTAGGATAGCTCTTTCGGATTTTCTTGGTGACGATTCGTCGTTGCAAAGTGGTGTTCAAACTTTGAATTATGGGTTGAGGGATTGGGATGGTAGGAAAAATGGtgttattaattttagtgtGAGAAGGGTGACACAAGAAGGTAATTTGTGTGTAGAAAAAGAACAAGGTATCGAGGATGTGGGGTTGAAGGATGAGAAGAATTCAAATCATGTTGTCATTGGGATTCCAGTTTTGggttttttgtttctcttaggttattctcttttctcttttgtcCGTCGAAAGTAA
- the LOC25502312 gene encoding uncharacterized protein, with translation MGVASHTLEITVISGENIHVIEDAYVVVRGESLNCYTTKTVKDNDDCRKNSSFLSWNEKFLLNMPLHARSITFEVQCKKFKSVRPIGVARIAVSDILNGAESENCSRILSYKLRDWEGRQNGVIHFGVKVVAPEERSVTVAEKETLADGKSYGDRLTGIDVGTKNSNGGVIGIPFRWNYPGIV, from the coding sequence ATGGGTGTAGCCTCACATACATTAGAAATAACGGTTATATCCGGGGAAAATATTCATGTAATTGAGGATGCATATGTTGTTGTTCGAGGTGAGTCTCTTAATTGTTACACGACGAAGACAGTGAAAGATAACGATGATTGTAGGAAAAACTCGAGTTTTCTTTCATGGAATGAGAAGTTTTTATTAAACATGCCATTGCATGCAAGGTCAATCACGTTTGAGGTGCAATGCAAGAAGTTTAAAAGTGTTCGTCCTATTGGGGTGGCAAGAATCGCCGTTTCGGATATTCTAAACGGGGCTGAATCGGAAAATTGTTCACGAATTTTGAGTTATAAATTGAGAGATTGGGAAGGGAGGCAAAATGGAGTTATTCATTTTGGTGTGAAGGTGGTTGCGCCAGAGGAAAGATCGGTTACGGTGGCGGAAAAGGAAACACTGGCGGATGGGAAGAGTTATGGTGATCGGTTAACTGGAATTGATGTTGGTACCAAGAACTCTAATGGAGGTGTTATTGGTATTCCTTTTAGGTGGAATTACCCCGGCATTGTTTAA
- the LOC25502314 gene encoding shaggy-related protein kinase theta: MNMMRRLKSIASGRTSISSDPGGDSNSKRVKLDQETEKAYEGTNTLDRNDREQRVDSSNEATVGTSNEVSAITKTEKKSGFDELPKELHEMKIRDEKSKNNNEKDIEATTVSGNGTETGQIITTTIAGRDGQPKQTISYMAERVVGTGSFGVVFQAKCLETNEAVAIKKVLQDKRYKNRELQVMRMVDHPNIVKLKHCFYSTTEKDELYLNLVLEYVPETVYKVSKNYIRMHQHMPIIHVQLYTYQILRGLNYLHEVIGVCHRDIKPQNLLVNAQTHQLKICDFGSAKMLVPGEPNISYICSRYYRAPELIFGATEYTTAIDMWSVGCVLAELLLGQAMFPGESGVDQLVEIIKVLGTPTREEIRCMNPNYNEFKFPQIKAHPWHKLFHKRMPSEAVDLVSRLLQYSPHLRCTALAACAHPFFNDLRDPNASLPNGQPLPPLFNFTPQELVNAPEDLRQRLIPEHARS, from the exons ATGAATATGATGAGAAGACTCAAGAGCATTGCTTCTGGAAGAACTTCTATTTCTTCAGAtcct ggAGGGGATTCTAATTCGAAAAGAGTTAAGCTTGATCAAGAAACTGAAAAGGCTTATGAAGGGACAAATACATTAGACAGAAATGATCGGGAGCAGCGTGTGGATTCGTCAAATGAAGCAACAGTTGGTACATCCAATGAAGTATCTGCAATAACTAAAACTGAGAAGAAGTCGGGTTTTGATGAACTTCCAAAAGAGTTACATGAAATGAAAATTAGAGATGAGAAAAGcaaaaacaacaatgaaaaG GATATAGAAGCAACTACAGTGAGTGGCAATGGAACAGAAACAGGTCAAATTATTACAACCACTATTGCTGGTCGAGATGGACAACCGAAACAG ACAATCTCATACATGGCCGAACGCGTAGTTGGGACCGGCTCTTTTGGCGTTGTTTTTCAG GCCAAGTGCCTTGAAACCAATGAAGCAGTTGCGATAAAAAAGGTGCTGCAAGACAAGAGATATAAGAATAGGGAACTCCAGGTTATGCGCATGGTTGACCATCCGAACATTGTTAAGTTGAAGCACTGTTTCTATTCAACAACTGAGAAAGATGAATTGTACCTTAACCTTGTTTTGGAATATGTACCTGAAACTGTTTACAAAGTTTCAAAGAACTATATTCGGATGCACCAACATATGCCTATCATTCACGTGCAACTGTATACATACCAG ATTTTACGTGGATTAAATTATTTACATGAAGTGATCGGCGTCTGTCATCGAGACATCAAACCTCAGAACCTATTG GTCAATGCACAGACACATCAGTTAAAGATATGTGATTTCGGGAGTGCAAAGATGTTG GTGCCTGGTGAACCCAACATATCATACATTTGTTCTAGATATTATAGAGCTCCCGAACTAATATTTGGAGCAACTGAATACACGACTGCTATTGATATGTGGTCTGTCGGTTGTGTTTTGGCTGAGCTCCTTCTAGGACAG GCAATGTTTCCTGGAGAGAGTGGGGTTGATCAGCTAGTGGAGATTATCaag GTATTGGGAACGCCAACAAGAGAAGAAATAAGGTGCATGAATCCAAACTACAATGAATTTAAGTTCCCTCAGATTAAAGCGCACCCGTGGCACAAG CTTTTTCACAAGAGAATGCCATCTGAAGCAGTGGATTTAGTTTCAAGGTTGCTTCAGTATTCACCACATCTACGTTGCACTGCT TTAGCTGCATGTGCACATCCGTTTTTCAACGATCTGCGAGACCCAAATGCAAGCTTGCCAAATGGACAACCACTACCTCCTTTGTTCAACTTCACACCGCAAG AACTCGTAAATGCACCTGAAGATTTGCGTCAACGTCTCATTCCCGAACATGCAAGGAGTTAA
- the LOC120577464 gene encoding protein FAR1-RELATED SEQUENCE 5-like, whose amino-acid sequence MLAEEADDWWVSLLPVLEQDDAVVTCTVFRKEFLDSIREAQKADLKLVDLMTTGSDTEDSDFKVDDQGVLRNISMEMDDNEVDCDSPIEEEFDELANKSEEWIPNCDAELKPVIGKVFDTLKEGDDFYKNYAYVAGFSVRNSTETKDKIGVRWKYFLCSKEGFKVEKKVDEPELLISDDYLPKGRKRNLTREGCKARIVFKRTDEGKLKYVFWADGISRKNYSLFGDVVSFDTTYSTNKYHQIFVSFTGVNHHRQSITFGAAFLNDEKEESFVWLFETFLKAMGGNKPVMIITDQDQAMTNAIESIFKGSSHRFCMWHILKKLSEKVGGTLNDNNDFNNRFNSCVWNLESSEEFEFEWNDIINDFGLEENGWLSTMYELRRMWIPAYFKDIFMAGILRTTSRSESENSFFGHFLNNKLNLVEFWMRFDSALEAQRHKELLADNATLHSIPALKMHVDLEKHGREIYTHEIFYIFQSELWNSCVNCGIEGTKQEGDNLIFYILDNVVVNKTKVTKHREVALSLSNNIAHCSCKMFDSEGIPCRHILSVLMGKGFSKIPSHYIVNRWTKLATSRPVFDCDGNVLEACSKAESEKILISKAWAQMFKCMHMAGTNKEKLLLVYKEGCSIESKLSNMRSDVESTPSDDVEAFIGSNVPKKIHVLPPEPSNTKGCGKRIKGGKEKAIEQQQKRTRLCKTCKRFASHDSRNCPTKSSS is encoded by the exons GAATATTAGTATGGAGATGGATGATAATGAAGTTGACTGTGATTCACCTATAGAAGAAGAATTTGATGAGTTAGCAAACAAGTCGGAGGAATGGATTCCAAACTGTGATGCAGAGCTAAAACCTGTGATTGGTAAGGTATTTGATACTTTAAAAGAAGGGGATGATTTCTATAAAAATTATGCTTATGTTGCTGGTTTTAGTGTGCGTAATTCAActgaaacaaaagataaaattggtGTCAGATGGAAATATTTTCTTTGCTCAAAGGAGGGATTTAAAGTGGAAAAAAAGGTAGATGAGCCTGAATTGCTTATTAGTGATGATTATTTGCctaaaggaagaaaaagaaatttgacaCGAGAGGGATGTAAAGCAAGGATTGTGTTCAAGAGAACTGATGAGG GGAAGTTAAAATATGTGTTTTGGGCTGATGGCATTAGTcgaaaaaattattctttatttgGAGATGTAGTTTCATTTGACACTACATATAGTACAAATAAATATCATCAGATTTTTGTATCATTCACCGGTGTGAATCATCATCGTCAAAGCATAACTTTTGGTGCTGcatttttaaatgatgaaaaagaAGAGTCATTTGTGTGGTTGTTTGAGACTTTTTTGAAGGCAATGGGTGGGAATAAACCTGTTATGATAATAACAGATCAAGACCAGGCTATGACAAATGCAATTGAAAGCATTTTTAAGGGGTCTTCTCATAGATTTTGCATGTGGCATATTCTCAAAAAACTTTCAGAAAAGGTGGGTGGCACCTTGAATGATAATAATGATTTCAATAATCGTTTCAATTCATGTGTTTGGAACTTAGAGTCCTCtgaagaatttgaatttgaatggaATGATATTATTAATGATTTTGGGTTGGAAGAAAATGGTTGGCTTTCTACAATGTATGAACTTAGACGCATGTGGATACCAGCTTATTTTAAAGATATATTTATGGCTGGAATTTTGAGAACAACCTCAAGATCAGAGAGTGAAAATTCATTCTTTGGACACTTTTTGAATAACAAGCTTAATTTGGTTGAATTTTGGATGCGCTTTGATTCTGCTTTAGAAGCACAGAGGCACAAAGAACTTCTGGCAGATAATGCTACACTTCATTCTATTCCAGCATTGAAGATGCACGTGGATTTAGAGAAGCATGGTAGAGAGATTTATACtcatgaaattttttacatatttcagAGTGAGTTATGGAATTCATGTGTAAATTGCGGCATTGAAGGAACAAAACAAGAAGgtgataatttaattttttatatacttgaTAATGTTGTGGTCAATAAAACAAAGGTGACCAAACATAGAGAGGTTGCTTTGAGTCTTTCTAATAACATTGCACATTGTTCATGCAAAATGTTTGACTCTGAAGGTATTCCATGCCGACATATTCTTTCTGTATTAATGGGGAAAGGTTTTAGTAAAATTCCAAGTCATTACATTGTCAATAGATGGACTAAATTGGCAACAAGTAGACCGGTATTTGATTGTGATGGAAATGTATTGGAGGCATGTTCTAAAGCTGAAAGTGAGAAGATATTAATTTCAAAAGCATGGGCACAGATGTTTAAATGCATGCATATGGCTGGTACAAATAAAGAGAAATTGCTCCTTGTTTACAAAGAAGGTTGTAGTATTGAATCGAAATTGTCTAATATGAGGAGCGATGTTGAATCAACACCCTCCGATGATGTGGAGGCTTTTATTGGATCCAATGTAcctaaaaaaattcatgttcTTCCACCTGAACCGTCAAATACCAAAGGTTGTGGAAAACGGATTAAAGGGGGAAAAGAGAAGGCAATAGAGCAACAACAAAAGAGAACAAGGCTTTGTAAAACTTGTAAGCGATTCGCATCCCACGATAGTCGCAATTGTCCCACAAAATCCTCTTCATAG